The region TCAAACTTAGCAGCCTGAAGCGTGCACGGAGGCTCAGAGTGAGAGATGCTCTGATGATAGAGCAGACAAGATGTTATTTGTGGCAGCCATTCGGGGCGCTCAGTTAGTGTGGAGGAAGCTTGTGGCTGTGAGGATTTGAACCTGTTAACTGTGGGGATGTACACCGCTGTAGTGTGCTGATGCAAACACAGATGAATCATTTAAATGCACTCCCCAGGCATCTTTGGCCCAGAGGCTGTGCAGCGGCACCGAGCGGGGCTCCGTTAACCAGCTGTCCCTCTACACGTCGCCATCTTTACCCAACATCACCCTGGGGCTGCCCGCCACGGCCACGGCCACTGCTGCTTCAAATGTAAGATGTAAACTGCTGACAAACAGGTCGGCGACTGAACTGGAACTTGTATCCTGCGGGGCAGTTTCTTCACCATCTCTTACCTCCCCAGGTGACCTCGGCCCAGCAGGACGGAGGCCTGCAGCCGGCCCTCTCCCTCAGCCCGCCCTTCCTCTCTGGCGGCCACCTCTCGCCTTACCTGAGCGAGGCGGGGGCCGGGACAGGAGGCCACGGTGCTCACAGTCCGCTTCTCCAGCACATGGTGCTCATGGAGCAGAGTCCTGCACAGAGCCCCCTGGTGACAGGTGAGAGGACCCAACTTCCACCAAAACAAGCCTCTATCAGTCTGAAGTGTCTCCATTTGTGGTCGGCGACTGGGGCGGAAAGTAAAACTATTCCTTTTTGCTGCgaatgcaaaaagaagaaagaaacaaaacgcCACAATCACAGAGAACTGCTTGCCCCCTTACGCTGACAGAAGTCCATTCATTAGCTCAAACTAATGAGCTCCTTTCATACGTCAGTGTATGCTCGAGAGAGTGTGACATGATGGCATTGTTGCGCCCTTTCCCATCAGCTCATTCAGTGGCTACAACATTGCTGCTATTTTCAGCCGGACATTAGCGATGAATGGGCAGTGACGCACATACATACGCACGTACGTTTGTATGCACAGACAAGGACACGTGCACGCCTACACACAGGCCAgcaaaagagattttttttttttttttttacagctcaCATGCAATAAGTTACTCCACAGTCCAGACTGTCATGTTTTTAGGTTATCGTTTTCTTTAATACTCTCATGAAAATGAAGCTTCTCAGATGGTTTTTGACTCTTCTCGCCCAGGTGATGCACTGTAAATGCACTGTTCACTTTTCCGAGCTTAAATCATCCCAGTAGAAGAATCTCAGTGTGGGTGCACAGATGGTAGTTTTTATTTGGTTCACAAATACATCTGCTAACTGATCTCAGGCCCAACACCCATCAGAGGGAAATTACAAACCCATATGTTGATGTGTAGGCATCATATATTTGTCTTATATTTTAGTTATTTAGCTGAATGTCCCGACAGTGCAGCTTTACCTTCCATGGTCTCCCTCAGCTGCATGTCCACCCTCCTTCAATGAGACATAAACATTGTGAACCTTTCCTCCCGGCGTCTGATTTTTAATCTGGAAAAACATGGCGGCTGTTCTGGAAAAGCTGTCATAATTCCCATAAACTAGTCACCAAAATAGACCACGCAGTCACAGAACCATGAATCATTATGACACCTAGTCTAAATAATAGTTGTTAAGGTTCTGGTGCTCGGAGACACATCATCATTTAGCTTTTCCTAAACAGCGTCATGAGCTAAAGCGGTGATGTGCAAATATACAGCTGTTCTTCAGGTGTTCATTTCCTGGATTTTAAACTAAGCTTGAAATGAAGCGAGGGAAGTTGATAAGTGGAAATTGGGTGTTAGGGATCATAGCTTGAACAAACTGATCTAGAAGGCCAACGCTGAGGTttgtatataaaatatttatatatatatatgatgtaaTAGCTAAAGCACAATTACATGAGAAAAATTActtctgaaatgaatgaaacatcCAATCCAAGATTCAAAACGAAAGCAAAGAACTGACCCTGTCACtgtaaaaatatgaaacagctCAGAGCGtcactgtctttgtgtctgaagTGAACAAACACTGTCAAGCACACACGTCAGACCTTATCAAagctctgttcttcttcttcttctctcggGAGCTGAGCTCGCTTTGGGTTTCTCCTCTGCGTCTCACTGAAGTCTTCCTCGTCCCTGTCCCAGGTGTAAGCGGCATATCGATGCCGTCGGCGGCGTCGATGGCCAAGCTGCAGCGGCAGCACCGGCCCCTGGGGAGGACCCAGTCGGCCCCGCTGCCCCAGGGGAGCGCCGCCCAGGCTCACGCCCAGGCTCTGgccctgcagcagctggtggtccagcagcagcaccagcagttCCTGGAGAAGCACAAGCAGcagttccagcagcagcagctccacctcaACAAGGTGAGGAGTTTTAAAAATGCTGTCATGCATTTTCCGTttctccatccatctatccaccAAAAATAGAAGACCGCTTGACTTTTCTGTACCTGGGCATTTAAATTTAAGTTGCACacgttattattgttgttgaaTAACAATCAGAGGACGGCTGGATAAATAGATATCAGATATCTGAACttaaattcaaagaaaactGGTAATTAATTAGGCCTTTAAGCCACAGCGGGCCTGCACAGGAGCTGTGGagtagttgttgttgtgtaggCGGCAGCTAGTAACACAGCCAATATTGTGTTGTAgccgtgtatgtgtgtaaagtCCTTGATTCTattcttcccttttctttctctctctgcttctccttttgtagtattttttgtttgcaagTAGGTGGAGGCAGGTAACATgtaaagcagtgtgtgtgtgtgtgagaatgtttGCATCCAcgtctctgtgtgactgtggctgaGACAGTTGCTACGGGCTGCGAGGTAACTGTGCGCAGCCATGGCAACAAGGCGGAAGTCTTTTCCCAATATGGTTAGGGAGGAAGTGAGCGGACGCTGCTTTGGATGGCTTTACCTTTTCAAGCCTAGTACTCGCTAGAGGAAAGGTGGGTGGATGAAACAAGggatttcctctcctcctcctccgcctcctccgctctttccctctctccctccatatGGTTCAGAGCACTCAAGTGGCAGCTTTTCACAAAAACATCTCTATAACAGCCTCTGGCAGGAAAAGTTAAAActacaatgaaaatgttctcaTCAAAGTTGATTCTTATTCTACCGAGATGTTCAGAATACAAAAGGATGTttttaacatcatcatcacatcaagTCATTTaacatcttgtttgttttaatgtgaaattagaACGTTGTGGTTACAGAGGGGCATTTTATGTCAGATTGTTTGTTGGCTGGGTGCCGTGAGTCCCTTAAACCTAACTGTAACCTCTTACTGTCGGGAAACATTTGTTCATGCAATGATTCTCTTGTTTTAAGAGATTGCATTGGTATAAAATTAGCAGAATTTGGCTGGCGTTGCAGTCGATACCAATCAGATCAGTCTTCCAATGAAATATGGAATTTTAAAGCAACCTTACATTTGATCAGTTCCAAGATCTGCAACCGTTTTGAATAATAAAAGATTAATCCAAATGCTGTCTACTTCTTTTTTCTGACATGATGAATATCTGAATATTTCAGGACTGCTGgtcaaacaacaaaagcaaattgaaaatgttattttgtgttgcaTACAAATTTCTGAGCATTTATCTATGGGGGAGCAGAGTAGAACAGTAAAGCAGAAGAAGGAGGTAGGGGAGGGGCTGAATGAAGGCTGGTGAAAGCTCTGACGTCAATGCTGTCCCCTGGCTTTGTGCCAGAGGACCCGGGGGCTTACGGCTCTGGGAATCATACACACCTATAGCTATATCCCACTCATGAGACTTCCAGCAAACACTTGTTCTCGTTGTCCCCACATAATAAACACTCATAAACAAGGGGGCGAGTGCTCTGCAGCCTTGAATGGCACTTTGAATTGTTCATGTCAGGGACAGTGAATGAATAGACAATTGAAACGCTGCTCGGTGAACAGCAGGCCCCAGAATGAGGCGGTGAAAAGTGGCACAACAGGGAATGTGGAATGTCTCTGTTGGACGAGACACATTTTGCTCTGGAGGACAGTCGGCAGAGGGGCCACTCACATTCAATTAAAACGGATAGGTTTGAAATGAGCAAGACACCAATCACACTGAGTAATCCAAATTAAGCTTGTTAAAAGAAGAATGCTCCAGAGAAAGGAGTGATTCGCCAGGAATTTGATTCAGAGAAGAGCGCACTTGTTTGCCGGAATGCAGCCTCACACATCGGAGGGCATTTGTCACATCCTGCTTTTcaattgtgaaataaattttaCATGAGGGACTCACCGCCTCCTCccgtctccctcctcctcctcctcctcatcttcatcctcctctctgctgtgtcttGTAGATGATGACCAAGCCCGGTGAGTCACCTGTGGGCCGCCAGCACCAGAGCCATCCCgaggagacggaggaggagctgagagagCACCAGGACGGGGGAGCTCTGCCGCCGGGGGTCACCATCAAGCAGGAGCCCCTTGACCcgcaggagctgcaggaggaggccATGCAGCAGCACCGGGAGCGGGAACGGGAGAGGCAGGCGGAGCAGGAGCTGCTGTTCAgacaggtaaaaagaaaaaaaaagtttccagcTCTAAAACAGCGTCAGCCGAGAGGATCAATATGTTTCAGAGGACTGATTCCCTCTTTGCTCAGCTCTTTAGGTCACAGACTCAGATCTATTATTTGGGCTGTGGAAATGTTTGTCCCGTGGCATTTGGGTGGTTAAATGCTGACAGAGAATCAGAACTGCATCATTTGTTTTGGCTGCCATCTTTTGGTCACCAGTGGCACTTACagcctgattttattttttcttttttttcttctccctttaGTCTGTTCATGCCTTTAGGTCATAAAATATCTTTAAGGTTTTGCCTtcatctgcatttgtgtgtgtgtgtgtgtgtgtgtgagagcagcaggctttgctgctggagcagcagcggATCCACCAGCTGAGGAACTATCAGGCCTCCATGGAGGCTGCCGGCTTGTCCATCTCATTCCACGGACACCGCCCCTTGTCCAGGGCCCAGTCCTCCCCGGCCTCAGCGTCCTCTTTCCCCATCAGCGTTCCGGTGCCTGATCCTCCCGTTAAACCTCGATTCACCACAGGTCGGTGTCACGGCACTCACCTGTGGCTGCTTTTGCTCTGAGTTCCTTTGAAATCTTAAATTACTCTCCAGCTCTGGTTGCCTCAGGCATTCATTTGAGAAGTTTTAGCCTccaattttcactttttccttcATGCACTTTGGAGAGAAACGGATGAACTGGCCAGGAAATGGTTTCATGGTTCTTGTTGCCCTCTAATAGCACTGATAATGACAACATGCCTGAATCTCTGCAAAGccttcttccttctcctccgGATCATCTCAGATGTCTTACATTTTGAGAAAAGATTCAATCAGAAAGGAAATCGCACCTGAAGGAAGAATAAAGCTGCTCCTCCCAGCAGACACCTGTACTGATCAGTGTCATCACACAAGGCTGCTAAATATTTGTGCAGTGCATATGTTCACTCTGCTCCAAAAACCCTAAAAGAAAGGAGTGTGAGGAAGTCTTGTGTCAAATTCACATCGCCAACGAGTGTCCTCTGAGACACGTCGGCTGTATTTGGGCAACAATAATTCACTTTCAAACACAACTATGTTACGTAATCTGAAGAGCAGAACAGAATAATTAGGTAAAGAGTACAGCAtatgaattgtgtgtgtgtgtgtgtgtgtgtgtgtgtttgtgccttcaGGCCTGGTGTATGACTCTTTAATGCAGAAGCATCAGTGTATGTGTGGAAACACCAACAGTCACCCGGAGCACGCCGGACGGATTCAGAGCATCTGGTCCCGGCTGCAGGAGACCGGACTCAGAGCACAGTGTGAGGTACGTTCAAGTTCGAAACATCTCCGTGCTGCGCATCATGAAAAGTAGTAAACTGCATGAGAGtcgtatctgtgtgtgtgtgtgtgtgtgtgtagtgtatCCGTGGGAGGAAGGCCACTCTGGAAGAGCTGCAGACGGTTCACTCTGAAGCCCACGTCCTGCTGTATGGAACCAACCCTCTCCGACAGAAACTTGATTGTAagctcacacacaaacgcacacaacatcagcagcacGCACAATCTCATTTGTGTTGATGAAGTAATTTAATGTTTGTCTCCTAATCACCAGGTTCAATTACTCCCATGTTTGTACGGCTACCGTGCGGAGGGGTGGGGGTAAGTCCAGCTGTCGAGTGATAGAATAACTAAATAACTGAAGGATGAACACAAGCAAAATGAATTCATATTAGCAGGATGCTCAGGTGTGAGAGaaactgtgtctttgtgtttccaggTGGACAGTGACACCATCTGGAACGAGGTCCACTCCTCCAGCGCCGCTCGCCTCGCCGTGGGCTCCGTGGTGGAGCTTGTTTTCAAGGTGGCGACCGGAGAGCTGAAGGTAacgttcttttttttctccattaatcTGTGAGGAACAGTTTGTGTTCACTTCAGTTGTCTGAGTCATTATTTGGCCTCGAAGGTGCCACATGAAGGGATGACTCTGCGTCGCCTGAGGTTTCATGCTgcagtgatgctgcagctcctctggcGAAAATAGATTTAAGTCTTAGAATCACTGGCACCATTTCTGAACATCTCGGTGTCGTGCTAAATGACGGCGGTTCGCCACTACTTAGTGaacacagaggaaacactgagtggTCATCAGCgcctgtctgtctttccagAATGGATTTGCTGTGGTCCGCCCCCCTGGACACCACGCAGAGGAAAGCACTCCCATGTAAGGCCACAGCCGCCACCGCACTCAGTTGGAGACACTTAATCTATGCATATACAAATACCAGCGTCTGGAATAGAAATTACATAAACCATTGAGTTTATTTGCACATAAAGTACCGAGTGCCTTTATTCTGCCAGCTGCTTCAAGGAGtgttctatttatttttcatatccTCCTCACAACGTATTTAAAGTGCactataaaaacatgaaaatggagCAGCAAAGCACTTTGGCACAGCTGCGTTTCATAACAAACAGGACGACTCAGCTTTCCCCTccgtctgctgctgtttcagggGTTTCTGCTACTTCAACTCTGTGGCCATCGCAGCcaaactgctgcagcagagactcAGCATCAACAAGATCCTCATTGTGGACTGGGTCAGTCTCTGGTGTGACACGTCTGTGTAGTGTGTTGGGGGCCGGGGCCATTTCATTTGTgtctcatgtgtttgtttgttttttacccgCAGGACGTTCACCATGGCAACGGCACCCAGCAAGCCTTTTACGACGACCCTAATGTCCTTTACATGTCAATTCATCGCTACGATGACGGCAACTTCTTCCCTGGAAGTGGCGCGCCTGACGAGGTGAGTGTTGGTCATGCGTAAACAGAACATTTAATGTCACGTAGCGATTTAGAGAGACTTCTCAAAGTTTCCACATAAATCTGCAGATTTTATCTCACTAAtagtataaataaaaaaaaaaaacaaaccatccTACATTCGGCTCGAGGCACACAGCACAGCGAACGGTACCTGTTTGTTCTCTCCACAGGTGGGCAGCGGTCCTGGAGTCGGGTTCAACGTTAATGTTGCCTTTACCGGAGGCCTTGACCCCCCCATGGGAGATGCAGAGTACCTGGCTGCCTTCAGGTACAAGATCCACCATGGCCAAGTGGCACACCGTCAAACTGCTTCTTAACCGCTCCTCCACTGGGCCTCTCATGATTTTACTTCAACACTGAATTATTTCGTGCATGAGCTCGTgagataaatatatatgttgCTGTGAAGAATCTTCTTGGTGAAATGTGTGTCGGTCATAAAATAGATTATCTATAATCATCTATGATGTTTGGTCACTGTTCCCCCCTCCTGCTCTCAGGTCAGTGGTGATGCCCATAGCCAATGAGTTTGCTCCGGACATCGTGCTGGTCTCCTCAGGCTTCGACGCTGTGGAGGGACACCCGCCGCCGCTGGGTGGTTACACTCTGACGTCTAAATGTGAGTTCATGATTGTGTTTCTTATCTTCAAGCAGCTTCATATACGCTCATACTTTATGTGACCTATCTCCAGGTTTTGGATATCTGACCAGGCAGCTTATGACTCTCGCTGGAGGCCGGGTGGTTCTGGCTCTGGAGGGGGGTCACGACCTCACCGCCATCTGTGACGCCTCTGAAGCCTGCGTGGCTGCCCTGCTTGGCCAGGAGGTAAGGAGGTCACCTGACCAACGCACGAGATCTGAATCCTAATTGAGGGCCGTGACGCTAAATCAAAGCCTTGAAGCTGGAAATGATGTGAAATCTGACAAAGCGGAGCGTGGGATGTCAGCCAGGCTCACAAAC is a window of Echeneis naucrates chromosome 2, fEcheNa1.1, whole genome shotgun sequence DNA encoding:
- the LOC115054695 gene encoding histone deacetylase 4-like, coding for MTSHTHQEGILGKEQPLEVLKTSALNHIPTVDINSALPLRLPPAAIPMDLRVDHHQQQQQQQQQQTQQPPQQQVSSLSPPGQQSPGPLGGTGQAGGSVVAASVREQQLQQELLALKQKQQIQRQILIAEFQRQHEQLSRQHEAQLQEHIKQQQELLALKHQQELLEHQRKMENHRLEQELEKQQREQKLQLLKNKERGQESAVASTEVKMRLQEFVLNKKKALAQRSLNQGGLPNDAPYWYRKTQHSSLDQSSPPQTGVSTYNHPVLGVYNPRDDFPLRKTASEPNLKLRSRLKQKVSERRSSPLLRRRDSPITTAKKRSLDMADSACSSAPGSGPSSPNNSSNNIPNENGITVSVSNNTEASLAQRLCSGTERGSVNQLSLYTSPSLPNITLGLPATATATAASNVTSAQQDGGLQPALSLSPPFLSGGHLSPYLSEAGAGTGGHGAHSPLLQHMVLMEQSPAQSPLVTGVSGISMPSAASMAKLQRQHRPLGRTQSAPLPQGSAAQAHAQALALQQLVVQQQHQQFLEKHKQQFQQQQLHLNKMMTKPGESPVGRQHQSHPEETEEELREHQDGGALPPGVTIKQEPLDPQELQEEAMQQHRERERERQAEQELLFRQQALLLEQQRIHQLRNYQASMEAAGLSISFHGHRPLSRAQSSPASASSFPISVPVPDPPVKPRFTTGLVYDSLMQKHQCMCGNTNSHPEHAGRIQSIWSRLQETGLRAQCECIRGRKATLEELQTVHSEAHVLLYGTNPLRQKLDCSITPMFVRLPCGGVGVDSDTIWNEVHSSSAARLAVGSVVELVFKVATGELKNGFAVVRPPGHHAEESTPMGFCYFNSVAIAAKLLQQRLSINKILIVDWDVHHGNGTQQAFYDDPNVLYMSIHRYDDGNFFPGSGAPDEVGSGPGVGFNVNVAFTGGLDPPMGDAEYLAAFRSVVMPIANEFAPDIVLVSSGFDAVEGHPPPLGGYTLTSKCFGYLTRQLMTLAGGRVVLALEGGHDLTAICDASEACVAALLGQELDALPKAVLEQRPNPNAVHSLEKVIETHSKYWRSVHRYSPRLGFSLLEAKRGDSEEAEAVSAMASLSVANTNAMDQRPEEEPMEEEEPL